The sequence below is a genomic window from Ochrobactrum quorumnocens.
GTGGTCGATGAGGATCGCATCATAGCGGCGGCTTTTGAGCCCAGAGATCAGTTCTTCTGCGGTGTTGGCCGAAATCGATAGCGGTTGGCGCGGATAGAGCTTTTCCCATCCGGCTGTCAGATTGGCAAGGATCTGCGCAATATTGCTTTCATGGCCAAGCGGCATAACAGACCCGACCCGACAGGTCGCGAGCTTGTATCGGAAGCGATCAGACGATGCATGAGACAGCTCCTCCCAATTGCTTATAATTGTTTCCACAAGAGTGAGCATTTGCTTACCGGCTTCGGTGCAACTGACACCAGATCGTGTCCGCTCAAATAAGCGGCAATCAAGGTTACGCTCCAGTTCCGATAGCTGACGAGTCAGCTGTGGCTGCCCCATGCCGAGGCTTTTGGCTGCGGCACGGATACTGCCCGCCTGGGCTGCAACAGAAAAGCGAATGAGAGCGGTGAGAGAGATGGCTGCACGATTATTGTTGGTGCCGCCGATAGATTGAAGCTCGCGACTGAGCTGCGCTGTTTCATTAAATACTCTGCGGCGCTTTTGTGCCTCGAGTGTAAGGCTTAGAACTGCTCCCTCTCGCCGCATGAGTGGTACCGCGAGCGCCGTTTCCATTCGATCCAGGGCCGCGCTGACCGTGGACGGAGCGCGACCTTCCAGACGTGCGGTTTCGCGGATGGAGCAAGTTGCAATCAGCGAATTGATGATCAGAATAGTGGCAATGTCCATTAATATACCCCGATCTACACTACATTCGCGCCGCATGTGATGTGCTTGCAGAATAATAAGCCTCAAGTTGTCGATGGCCTATCGCATAGATTCATATTGCTTGCATCATGACTTATGCAGGTCTTTATAATTCTCGAAGGCCAATTCAGCGAGATCGGCAATGTTGCTCTAAGTCGCGACCTGAAACATATCATCCAGTATTCACGGCGCATACTCCTCCAAAATTCCCACATCGCGCGTTCGCAATATGGGATATCCCTTGTGATCTCTCTGTCAGGTAAACTCATCCCGACAGCCTAATCTTGAAGGTATCGAACACAGTGCAGATCGTTTTGAACGGGCAGCCGCTTGGCTTTGCCGATATGATGAAAATCGGGAATGGGGAAGTGGAAGTTGCTGCTTCTGCGGAGGGCATGGAGCGGGTCAAAGCCTCGCGCGAAGTGCTGGAAGAGGCAATCCGCAACGGTGTGCCCGTGTATGGCAGCACGACCGGTGTCGGTGCGATGAAAGATGTGA
It includes:
- a CDS encoding LysR family transcriptional regulator, with amino-acid sequence MDIATILIINSLIATCSIRETARLEGRAPSTVSAALDRMETALAVPLMRREGAVLSLTLEAQKRRRVFNETAQLSRELQSIGGTNNNRAAISLTALIRFSVAAQAGSIRAAAKSLGMGQPQLTRQLSELERNLDCRLFERTRSGVSCTEAGKQMLTLVETIISNWEELSHASSDRFRYKLATCRVGSVMPLGHESNIAQILANLTAGWEKLYPRQPLSISANTAEELISGLKSRRYDAILIDHDDFSRDFDGRVVSDAPLALIGDHRVMAELNGDMATFLQKHRLALPSAKSGIRQHAMLYLESVLGPVSPSKLRLIEMDSIPVIINLVTRHGYLSILPEPVVARLPFPITQYLLGQEHRQILSFVWRRNTFTPTMLNEMVSLLTEDN